The following proteins are encoded in a genomic region of Gadus macrocephalus chromosome 19, ASM3116895v1:
- the phyh gene encoding phytanoyl-CoA dioxygenase, peroxisomal isoform X1, whose amino-acid sequence MSRAADRLKAVLNHLDPSLACVRASNTSGQTITHTYQPHNLRYTNDNDLLSLDQRLFYEKNGFVVIKNLVSKEDIDRFRGAFERICRREVSPPGLLVMRDVAIASSEFVPDQKAVTKIQDYQEDPELFRYCTLPEVLQYVECFVGEDIMAMHTMLINKPPDAGKKTSRHPLHQDLHYFPFRPVDKIVCAWTAMEHITRQNGCLVVLPGTHTGTLKEHDYPEWEGGVNKMYHGVRDFDPELPRVHLEMEKGDTVFFHPLLIHGSGMNQTTGFRKAISCHYASAHCFYIDVKDTTQENIEEEVRQIAERKYGVTDAIRFQDTWALRGRLVKGERVSL is encoded by the exons ATGTCGCGGGCAGCGGACCGACTCAAAGCCGTCCTGAATCATCTCGATCCATCCTTGGCTTGCGTC CGAGCTTCAAATACTTCTGGACAAACCATCACTCACACCTACCAACCCCACAATTTGAG GTACACAAATGACAACGACTTGCTGTCCCTGGATCAGCGTCTTTTCTACGAAAAAAATGGTTTCGTGGTGATTAAGAATTTGGTGTCCAAGGAGGACATCGACAGGTTCAG GGGTGCATTTGAGCGTATCTGCCGTCGAGAGGTGAGTCCGCCTGGGCTGTTGGTTATGAGGGATGTAGCGATCGCCAGTTCAGAGTTCGTCCCGGATCAGAAGGCTGTGACCAAGATCCAGGACTACCAGGAAGACCCAGAACTGTTCCGCTACTGCACCTTACCagag GTCCTCCAGTATGTGGAGTGCTTCGTGGGCGAGGACATCATGGCCATGCACACCATGCTGATCAACAAGCCCCCGGACGCAG GGAAGAAGACGTCCCGCCACCCGCTGCACCAGGACCTGCACTACTTCCCCTTCCGCCCCGTGGATAAGATCGTGTGCGCCTGGACGGCTATGGAGCACATCACCCGGCAGAACGGCTGTCTGGTGGTCCTCCCCGGGACCCACACCGGAACCCTGAAGGAGCACGACTACCCGgagtgggag GGTGGGGTGAACAAGATGTACCACGGCGTGCGGGACTTTGACCCCGAGCTCCCCAGGGTCCAcctggagatggagaagggggACACCGTGTTCTTCCACCCGCTGCTGATCCACGGCTCCGGGATGAACCAGACCACCGGCTTCCGCAAG gcCATCTCCTGCCACTACGCTAGCGCTCATTGTTTCTACATAGACGTGAAGGACACCACCCAGGAGAACATCGAGGAGGAGGTTAGGCAGATCGCAGAACGGAAGTACGGCGTGACCGACGCCATCCGATTCCAG GACACGTGGGCCCTACGAGGCCGCTTGGTGAAGGGAGAACGGGTTTCCCTCTAA
- the ucmaa gene encoding upper zone of growth plate and cartilage matrix associated a has protein sequence MSWTQVIFVSLCATVLILSLSSGTDSARVPGAAKAMVPKGSARGVFMPEADASTFFKSRGRRSTRHQAELHAEQRVKKAAKARRIELIEEQRHKYENYVEEVHDEQNERTRETTEQYREYQYDGQYPRYDWHD, from the exons atGTCGTGGACACAAGTGATCTTCGTCTCCCTTTGCGCCACCGTCCTCATCCTCTCTT TGTCCAGTGGGACGGACAGTGCCAGAGTGCCGGGCGCTGCCAAGGCCATGGTACCAAAAG GCTCGGCCCGGGGGGTCTTCATGCCCGAGGCGGACGCCTCCACCTTCTTCAAGAGCCGCGGCCGGCGCTCCACGCGCCACCAGGCTGAGCTGCACG cTGAGCAGCGGGTGAAGAAGGCCGCCAAGGCACGCAGGATAGAGCTCATCGAAGAGCAGAGGCACAAGTACGAGAACTATGTCGAGGAGGTGCACGACG AGCAAAACGAAAGGACACGAGAGACCACCGAACAGTATCGGGAGTACCAGTACGACGGACAGTACCCCCGCTATGACTGGCACGACTGA
- the mcm10 gene encoding protein MCM10 homolog isoform X2 translates to MEREDDLDLLTSLLDENEDVEDPHVQKSSVDDLDDLFDNDDDDVEYEDGIAAEKAGGKDDVVTDLFGDVDDIEDEETEGEQQAADAEDDDSLNKSKEDLQEELRRMQEKMQKLQQQLSASQKPPPASAATPGRGARTVASVKKKSLSQCGTPAKGSATQTPSKGRTPAKGSVTQTTAKTPSSTQKTKLPAAKSSPPDLVRGGDPKRVESSDFSDQLVNADMFKRKPRTAHLTKPSTSPEDRGPLVEIKIGSTFQPVEPRPQPSNSQPRPAPPPDPKDVAVEKYSGLRLRNPLVSSCEMDRKMAERRLIRLSQLPQRIVQEKLEDSDWVTFAVLINKATRQAKGSGNTFSTWTLSDLHDLEVCVTLMLFGNEHKEHWKTEVGTVIGVLNPNLMKQRDGYDGISLSVDNPQKVLLMGTAQDYGTCKGMKKNGDPCSKIVNMYDCQFCQYHVTAAYKKMSSKRAELQSSYSGKVPGKVKGAVSLKERLCQGGFYYGGVSSSACVSSLGGSKPNKSTQLTLDSLFVKGASKQVDEAKRLVVKSGEVSGCSDDFKSLMSHQTPGALQLKKHLLHAKTPGSPGGAGSGMQSISASDLLKQQKKMQLELLESRRRRAAEALQKQAGPTSTSVSHPTSAPRVSPSTSAPRVSSSTSAPRVSSSTSAPRVSPSTSAPRVSSSTSAPRVSPSTSAPRVSPSTSAPRVSPSTSAPRVSPSTAAPRVSPSTSAPRVSPSLSRGPAGPLLSPKAASEVPRGAARSPPAAHAPTLGRGFSEGDDIVFFDRSPQQAPPPAALGLSAAKMAALRRLKAKGAGLAKDDPNAVKRKRSSKDGEISARVEKNMAAVEGDEAEEEEPAQKRRRDLSYIQSDEFQKILKAKSRHQAALQAAEYQIQERYFDPLVKKEQLEEKMRDTKEMKCRAVSCKQCNYTYFKPADRCVEGNHQLKWHDALKRFFKCPCGQRSIALDRLPSKHCSNCGLFKWQRDGMLREKKGPKIAGELLQPRGDEGPKFLNSMQ, encoded by the exons ATGGAAc GGGAGGATGATCTGGACCTTTTGACATCGCTGTTGGATGAgaatgaggacgttgaagatcCACACGTTCAAAAGAGCTCGGTGGATGACTTGGATGATCTGTTTGACAACGATGACGACGACGTTGAATATGAAGACGGAATCGCAGCGGAGAAGGCCGGAGGGAAGGATGACGTGGTGACCGATCTGTTTGGGGATGTAGATGACATCGAAGATGAGGAGACGGAGGGTGAGCAGCAAGCCGCTGACGCAGAAGACGACGACAGTCTTAACAAGTCGAAAGAGGACTTACAAG AGGAGCTGCGGCGCATGCAGGAGAAAATGCAGAAGCTACAGCAGCAACTGTCGGCGTCTCAGAAGCCCCCTCCTGCCTCAGCGGCCACCCCTGGTCGGGGTGCCCGGACTGTGGCTTCAGTCAAGAAGAAGTCCCTCTCGCAGTGTGGGACCCCCGCCAAGGGCTCCGCTACCCAGACCCCCTCGAAGGGGAGGACCCCCGCCAAGGGCTCCGTTACCCAGACCACCGCAAAGACACCCTCCTCCACTCAGAAGACTAAGCTCCCAGCAG CCAAATCATCTCCCCCAGACCTGGTTAGAGGAGGCGATCCCAAGCGCGTGGAGTCCAGTGACTTCTCGGACCAGCTGGTCAACGCCGACATGTTTAAACGCAAGCCACGCACAGCCCACCTGACCAAACCCAGCACGTCTCCAG AGGACAGAGGCCCATTGGTGGAAATCAAGATTGGCAGCACTTTCCAGCCAGTGGAGCCCCGACCCCAGCCTTCAAACTCCCAACCCAGgcccgccccgccccctgaccCCAAAGACGTGGCAGTGGAAAAGTACTCTGGACTCAGGCTCAG GAACCCACTGGTCTCTTCCTGTGAGATGGATCGCAAGATGGCCGAGCGGCGGTTGATCCGGCTCTCCCAGTTGCCACAGCGCATTGTTCAGGAGAAGCTGGAGGACAGCGACTGGGTGACGTTCGCAGTGCTGATCAACAAGGCCACCAGGCAGGCCAAGGGGAGC GGAAACACGTTCAGCACCTGGACGCTCAGCGACCTCCACGACCTGGAGGTGTGCGTGACGCTGATGCTGTTCGGGAATGAACACAAGGAGCACTGGAAGACGGAGGTGGGCACCGTCATCGGAGTCCTCAACCCCAACCTGATGAAGCAGAGGGACGGCTACGACGGG ATCAGCCTGTCGGTGGACAACCCCCAGAAGGTTCTGCTGATGGGCACGGCGCAGGACTACGGCACCTGTAAGGGCATGAAGAAGAACGGGGACCCCTGCTCCAAGATAGTGAACATG TACGACTGCCAGTTCTGCCAGTACCACGTCACAGCCGCGTACAAGAAGATGAGCTCCAAGCGGGCCGAGCTGCAGTCCTCGTATTCGGGGAAGGTTCCGGGTAAGGTGAAGGGAGCCGTCAGCCTGAAGGAGCGGCTGTGTCAGGGGGGCTTCTACTACGGGGGGGTGTCCTCCTCcgcctgtgtctcctctct GGGCGGGTCCAAGCCCAACAAGTCGACCCAGCTAACCCTGGACTCGCTGTTCGTGAAGGGAGCCTCAAAGCAGGTCGACGAGGCCAAGAGACTGG TGGTAAAGTCGGGCGAGGTTTCCGGCTGCTCGGACGACTTTAAAAGCCTGATGTCCCATCAAACACCCGGAGCACTGCAGCTGAAGAAGCACCTGCTGCACGCCAAGACCCCAG GCTCCCCGGGCGGCGCCGGCTCCGGCATGCAGTCCATCTCCGCCTCGGACCTGCTCAAACAGCAGAAGAAGATGCAGCTGGAGCTGTTggagagccgccgccgccgcgccgccgAGGCGCTCCAGAAGCAGGCCGGGCCCACGTCCACGTCCGTATCGCACCCGACGTCGGCCCCCAGGGTCTCGCCCTCGACGTCGGCCCCCAGGGTCTCGTCCTCTACATCGGCCCCCAGGGTCTCGTCCTCTACGTCGGCCCCCAGGGTCTCGCCTTCGACGTCGGCCCCCAGGGTCTCGTCCTCTACGTCGGCCCCCAGGGTCTCGCCTTCGACGTCGGCCCCCAGGGTCTCGCCTTCGACGTCGGCCCCCAGGGTCTCGCCCTCGACGTCGGCCCCCAGGGTCTCGCCTTCGACGGCGGCCCCCAGGGTCTCGCCCTCGACGTCGGCCCCCAGGGTCTCGCCCTCGTTGTCGCGGGGGCCCGCGGGCCCTCTGCTGTCCCCCAAGGCGGCCTCTGAGGTGCCCCGAGGGGCCGCCAGGAGCCCCCCCGCGGCCCACGCCCCCACCCTCGGACGGGGCTTCTCGGAGGGCGACGACATCGTCTTCTTTGACCGCAGCCCGCAgcaggctccgcccccggcCGCACTCGGGCTGTCGGcggccaagatggccgccctgCGGAGGTTGAAGGcgaagggggcggggctcgcCAAGGATGACCCCAACGccgtgaagaggaagaggagcagcaaGGACGGCGAGATCAGCGCCCGCGTGGAGAAGAACATGGCGGCCGTCGAGG GTGATGAGGCCGAAGAGGAGGAGCCGGCGCAGAAGAGAAGGCGGGACCTCAGCTACATCCAATCAGATGAGTTCCAGAAGATTCTCAAAGCCAAGTCGCGCCATCAGGCTGCGCTACAGGCG GCGGAGTACCAGATCCAGGAGCGTTACTTCGACCCCCTGGTGAAgaaggagcagctggaggagaagatgagggACACCAAGGAGATGAAGTGTCGAGCCGTCTCTTGTAAACAG TGTAATTACACCTACTTTAAGCCTGCGGACCGCTGCGTGGAGGGGAACCACCAGCTGAAGTGGCACGACGCTCTGAAGCGCTTCTTCAAGTGTCCCTGCGGCCAGCGCTCCATCGCCCTGGACCGGTTACCCAGCAAGCACTGCAG TAACTGTGGGCTCTTCAAGTGGCAGAGAGACGGCATGCTGAGG GAGAAGAAGGGGCCCAAGATAGCAGGCGAGCTACTACAGCCGCGTGGCGATGAGGGGCCCAAGTTCCTGAACAGCATGCAGTGA
- the phyh gene encoding phytanoyl-CoA dioxygenase, peroxisomal isoform X2: MSRAADRLKAVLNHLDPSLACVVSSGQTITHTYQPHNLRYTNDNDLLSLDQRLFYEKNGFVVIKNLVSKEDIDRFRGAFERICRREVSPPGLLVMRDVAIASSEFVPDQKAVTKIQDYQEDPELFRYCTLPEVLQYVECFVGEDIMAMHTMLINKPPDAGKKTSRHPLHQDLHYFPFRPVDKIVCAWTAMEHITRQNGCLVVLPGTHTGTLKEHDYPEWEGGVNKMYHGVRDFDPELPRVHLEMEKGDTVFFHPLLIHGSGMNQTTGFRKAISCHYASAHCFYIDVKDTTQENIEEEVRQIAERKYGVTDAIRFQDTWALRGRLVKGERVSL, from the exons ATGTCGCGGGCAGCGGACCGACTCAAAGCCGTCCTGAATCATCTCGATCCATCCTTGGCTTGCGTCGTATC TTCTGGACAAACCATCACTCACACCTACCAACCCCACAATTTGAG GTACACAAATGACAACGACTTGCTGTCCCTGGATCAGCGTCTTTTCTACGAAAAAAATGGTTTCGTGGTGATTAAGAATTTGGTGTCCAAGGAGGACATCGACAGGTTCAG GGGTGCATTTGAGCGTATCTGCCGTCGAGAGGTGAGTCCGCCTGGGCTGTTGGTTATGAGGGATGTAGCGATCGCCAGTTCAGAGTTCGTCCCGGATCAGAAGGCTGTGACCAAGATCCAGGACTACCAGGAAGACCCAGAACTGTTCCGCTACTGCACCTTACCagag GTCCTCCAGTATGTGGAGTGCTTCGTGGGCGAGGACATCATGGCCATGCACACCATGCTGATCAACAAGCCCCCGGACGCAG GGAAGAAGACGTCCCGCCACCCGCTGCACCAGGACCTGCACTACTTCCCCTTCCGCCCCGTGGATAAGATCGTGTGCGCCTGGACGGCTATGGAGCACATCACCCGGCAGAACGGCTGTCTGGTGGTCCTCCCCGGGACCCACACCGGAACCCTGAAGGAGCACGACTACCCGgagtgggag GGTGGGGTGAACAAGATGTACCACGGCGTGCGGGACTTTGACCCCGAGCTCCCCAGGGTCCAcctggagatggagaagggggACACCGTGTTCTTCCACCCGCTGCTGATCCACGGCTCCGGGATGAACCAGACCACCGGCTTCCGCAAG gcCATCTCCTGCCACTACGCTAGCGCTCATTGTTTCTACATAGACGTGAAGGACACCACCCAGGAGAACATCGAGGAGGAGGTTAGGCAGATCGCAGAACGGAAGTACGGCGTGACCGACGCCATCCGATTCCAG GACACGTGGGCCCTACGAGGCCGCTTGGTGAAGGGAGAACGGGTTTCCCTCTAA
- the mcm10 gene encoding protein MCM10 homolog isoform X1, which produces MEPILYLGEDDLDLLTSLLDENEDVEDPHVQKSSVDDLDDLFDNDDDDVEYEDGIAAEKAGGKDDVVTDLFGDVDDIEDEETEGEQQAADAEDDDSLNKSKEDLQEELRRMQEKMQKLQQQLSASQKPPPASAATPGRGARTVASVKKKSLSQCGTPAKGSATQTPSKGRTPAKGSVTQTTAKTPSSTQKTKLPAAKSSPPDLVRGGDPKRVESSDFSDQLVNADMFKRKPRTAHLTKPSTSPEDRGPLVEIKIGSTFQPVEPRPQPSNSQPRPAPPPDPKDVAVEKYSGLRLRNPLVSSCEMDRKMAERRLIRLSQLPQRIVQEKLEDSDWVTFAVLINKATRQAKGSGNTFSTWTLSDLHDLEVCVTLMLFGNEHKEHWKTEVGTVIGVLNPNLMKQRDGYDGISLSVDNPQKVLLMGTAQDYGTCKGMKKNGDPCSKIVNMYDCQFCQYHVTAAYKKMSSKRAELQSSYSGKVPGKVKGAVSLKERLCQGGFYYGGVSSSACVSSLGGSKPNKSTQLTLDSLFVKGASKQVDEAKRLVVKSGEVSGCSDDFKSLMSHQTPGALQLKKHLLHAKTPGSPGGAGSGMQSISASDLLKQQKKMQLELLESRRRRAAEALQKQAGPTSTSVSHPTSAPRVSPSTSAPRVSSSTSAPRVSSSTSAPRVSPSTSAPRVSSSTSAPRVSPSTSAPRVSPSTSAPRVSPSTSAPRVSPSTAAPRVSPSTSAPRVSPSLSRGPAGPLLSPKAASEVPRGAARSPPAAHAPTLGRGFSEGDDIVFFDRSPQQAPPPAALGLSAAKMAALRRLKAKGAGLAKDDPNAVKRKRSSKDGEISARVEKNMAAVEGDEAEEEEPAQKRRRDLSYIQSDEFQKILKAKSRHQAALQAAEYQIQERYFDPLVKKEQLEEKMRDTKEMKCRAVSCKQCNYTYFKPADRCVEGNHQLKWHDALKRFFKCPCGQRSIALDRLPSKHCSNCGLFKWQRDGMLREKKGPKIAGELLQPRGDEGPKFLNSMQ; this is translated from the exons ATGGAAc CAATTCTTTATTTAGGGGAGGATGATCTGGACCTTTTGACATCGCTGTTGGATGAgaatgaggacgttgaagatcCACACGTTCAAAAGAGCTCGGTGGATGACTTGGATGATCTGTTTGACAACGATGACGACGACGTTGAATATGAAGACGGAATCGCAGCGGAGAAGGCCGGAGGGAAGGATGACGTGGTGACCGATCTGTTTGGGGATGTAGATGACATCGAAGATGAGGAGACGGAGGGTGAGCAGCAAGCCGCTGACGCAGAAGACGACGACAGTCTTAACAAGTCGAAAGAGGACTTACAAG AGGAGCTGCGGCGCATGCAGGAGAAAATGCAGAAGCTACAGCAGCAACTGTCGGCGTCTCAGAAGCCCCCTCCTGCCTCAGCGGCCACCCCTGGTCGGGGTGCCCGGACTGTGGCTTCAGTCAAGAAGAAGTCCCTCTCGCAGTGTGGGACCCCCGCCAAGGGCTCCGCTACCCAGACCCCCTCGAAGGGGAGGACCCCCGCCAAGGGCTCCGTTACCCAGACCACCGCAAAGACACCCTCCTCCACTCAGAAGACTAAGCTCCCAGCAG CCAAATCATCTCCCCCAGACCTGGTTAGAGGAGGCGATCCCAAGCGCGTGGAGTCCAGTGACTTCTCGGACCAGCTGGTCAACGCCGACATGTTTAAACGCAAGCCACGCACAGCCCACCTGACCAAACCCAGCACGTCTCCAG AGGACAGAGGCCCATTGGTGGAAATCAAGATTGGCAGCACTTTCCAGCCAGTGGAGCCCCGACCCCAGCCTTCAAACTCCCAACCCAGgcccgccccgccccctgaccCCAAAGACGTGGCAGTGGAAAAGTACTCTGGACTCAGGCTCAG GAACCCACTGGTCTCTTCCTGTGAGATGGATCGCAAGATGGCCGAGCGGCGGTTGATCCGGCTCTCCCAGTTGCCACAGCGCATTGTTCAGGAGAAGCTGGAGGACAGCGACTGGGTGACGTTCGCAGTGCTGATCAACAAGGCCACCAGGCAGGCCAAGGGGAGC GGAAACACGTTCAGCACCTGGACGCTCAGCGACCTCCACGACCTGGAGGTGTGCGTGACGCTGATGCTGTTCGGGAATGAACACAAGGAGCACTGGAAGACGGAGGTGGGCACCGTCATCGGAGTCCTCAACCCCAACCTGATGAAGCAGAGGGACGGCTACGACGGG ATCAGCCTGTCGGTGGACAACCCCCAGAAGGTTCTGCTGATGGGCACGGCGCAGGACTACGGCACCTGTAAGGGCATGAAGAAGAACGGGGACCCCTGCTCCAAGATAGTGAACATG TACGACTGCCAGTTCTGCCAGTACCACGTCACAGCCGCGTACAAGAAGATGAGCTCCAAGCGGGCCGAGCTGCAGTCCTCGTATTCGGGGAAGGTTCCGGGTAAGGTGAAGGGAGCCGTCAGCCTGAAGGAGCGGCTGTGTCAGGGGGGCTTCTACTACGGGGGGGTGTCCTCCTCcgcctgtgtctcctctct GGGCGGGTCCAAGCCCAACAAGTCGACCCAGCTAACCCTGGACTCGCTGTTCGTGAAGGGAGCCTCAAAGCAGGTCGACGAGGCCAAGAGACTGG TGGTAAAGTCGGGCGAGGTTTCCGGCTGCTCGGACGACTTTAAAAGCCTGATGTCCCATCAAACACCCGGAGCACTGCAGCTGAAGAAGCACCTGCTGCACGCCAAGACCCCAG GCTCCCCGGGCGGCGCCGGCTCCGGCATGCAGTCCATCTCCGCCTCGGACCTGCTCAAACAGCAGAAGAAGATGCAGCTGGAGCTGTTggagagccgccgccgccgcgccgccgAGGCGCTCCAGAAGCAGGCCGGGCCCACGTCCACGTCCGTATCGCACCCGACGTCGGCCCCCAGGGTCTCGCCCTCGACGTCGGCCCCCAGGGTCTCGTCCTCTACATCGGCCCCCAGGGTCTCGTCCTCTACGTCGGCCCCCAGGGTCTCGCCTTCGACGTCGGCCCCCAGGGTCTCGTCCTCTACGTCGGCCCCCAGGGTCTCGCCTTCGACGTCGGCCCCCAGGGTCTCGCCTTCGACGTCGGCCCCCAGGGTCTCGCCCTCGACGTCGGCCCCCAGGGTCTCGCCTTCGACGGCGGCCCCCAGGGTCTCGCCCTCGACGTCGGCCCCCAGGGTCTCGCCCTCGTTGTCGCGGGGGCCCGCGGGCCCTCTGCTGTCCCCCAAGGCGGCCTCTGAGGTGCCCCGAGGGGCCGCCAGGAGCCCCCCCGCGGCCCACGCCCCCACCCTCGGACGGGGCTTCTCGGAGGGCGACGACATCGTCTTCTTTGACCGCAGCCCGCAgcaggctccgcccccggcCGCACTCGGGCTGTCGGcggccaagatggccgccctgCGGAGGTTGAAGGcgaagggggcggggctcgcCAAGGATGACCCCAACGccgtgaagaggaagaggagcagcaaGGACGGCGAGATCAGCGCCCGCGTGGAGAAGAACATGGCGGCCGTCGAGG GTGATGAGGCCGAAGAGGAGGAGCCGGCGCAGAAGAGAAGGCGGGACCTCAGCTACATCCAATCAGATGAGTTCCAGAAGATTCTCAAAGCCAAGTCGCGCCATCAGGCTGCGCTACAGGCG GCGGAGTACCAGATCCAGGAGCGTTACTTCGACCCCCTGGTGAAgaaggagcagctggaggagaagatgagggACACCAAGGAGATGAAGTGTCGAGCCGTCTCTTGTAAACAG TGTAATTACACCTACTTTAAGCCTGCGGACCGCTGCGTGGAGGGGAACCACCAGCTGAAGTGGCACGACGCTCTGAAGCGCTTCTTCAAGTGTCCCTGCGGCCAGCGCTCCATCGCCCTGGACCGGTTACCCAGCAAGCACTGCAG TAACTGTGGGCTCTTCAAGTGGCAGAGAGACGGCATGCTGAGG GAGAAGAAGGGGCCCAAGATAGCAGGCGAGCTACTACAGCCGCGTGGCGATGAGGGGCCCAAGTTCCTGAACAGCATGCAGTGA